One Leptolyngbya boryana PCC 6306 genomic window, TCATATGAACTGCTACGGGCATCACCATATTGTGATGTAGTAACACGAACGCTCCAATGACATGTATTGCTTCCATATTTTAGGCTCCCCTGTTGTTGGAAACATGAACTATCGGGACTAGAACTACAGTAGAAATCAAAAAGTCAGTCAGTTGCCTGCATATCTTATGAAATGAATAAGAATGTCGATAGCTACTGTTCCCCACATCATCCACATGATACTTACCTCCTTATTGAAAAAGTAATTGTGTTCAATGTGTCTCGTGAATTGAGTCTTGCTCAGAATCGCGATGTTACTATATTTGCACAAGCAACGAGAATCGCAACGGCAATGAGCGGCACTTAATTCGGCAATTTCTGGCAATTTGCAATTTTCCGCAATTTACGGGAGGCAACGGCAATGAGCAGCACTTAATTATAGATTTCTGAAACTGCTGCTATTGCGACTAGAATTACAGTAGAAATGCAAAAAATTAGTTCATTTCCTGCATATCTATTGGGATTTTTCCTACAAGAAGTAACTTCCACTTATGACTCCGACAAGAATCTCAATGGCTACTGTCAAAATTGCGATCCACATTATGCCTGCCTCCATAGTAAAGAAGTGAAAATGTAATTGTGCTTGATGTAACTCGCGAATTGAATCTTGCTTAGAATCACGATGTTATTATCGTTGCACAAGCAACGGCAATCGCGACGGCAATGAACGGCACTTAATTCGGCAATTTCTGGCAATTTGCAATTTTCCGCAACATACGGAAGGCAACGGCAATGAGCGGCACTTAATTATAGATCTCTGAAACTGCTGCTATGCTTAATCTGATGTCTTTCAGCTAGAGTCTGTCATGTCAGCAAGAGTGCAAGTTGAGCCAGTGGTTTTCGAGCGGATGAGAGAGGCTTACTCTCGTGATTTTGCTGGATCACCAATCAAGTTGGCAAAGGCTTTAGATCGCCACGAGAAGGATCAATCTGAGTTTGGCGGTCAGCATCTAATTGCAGAGAGGACTATTTACAACTTCTTTTCCACTAAAGAGCCACCCAAAGTTCTTCTGAGAACCCTCAACTACCTATGCCTAGTACTTCTCAAGTATGACAGTTATGAGGAAGCGCGAAAGCAACTAGCTGGAGAGAGCAAGCCAGCAACATCTAGTAGTAATAGTCGGTCATTGAATCTCCTGGAAGATTGGCTTTTGCCCTATCGAGAGAAGGTAGAGCAAAAGTGTAGCACGATCAGAATTTTAGACATGACTCAACCCGTAAATTTGGAAGCTATCTTCGCTCAAGTTAATATTCTGGAAGAGTCACGAAGACAAAAACAAAGAAGTCTGGAACAAGTCCTAAAGATTTCTCCATCAGCAGACCAATCAGTTGAACGTGTTAAAGCACAATTGCCTGAAAAAACCATTTCAGGGCTTGAAGCTGTGGGACAATATCGCAAGTTACTAATTCTAGGCAAACCTGGAGCAGGAAAAACAACCTTTTTAAGGCACTTATCTTTAAAGTGCTTATCTGAAGAAGGTCTCACTGAAGAAGTAGAGAAATCTGCTTTACCCATATACATTCCCCTAAAAGAATTCTCAGAAGACGATAGCAGACCCAGCCTTATAAACGCGATCACACAAGAGGTAGCAGATACCATTCCTGATTCAGGCATTTCTTTTGAAACTTGGTTGAAGGAAGGCAGATGTCTAATTCTTCTGGATGCGTTAGATGAGATTCTAACTACCGAAGTCGATCGAGTGTATAGAACCATTGACGATTTGATCCGAAGATACCCTAAGAATCAATTCATTATTACTTGTCGAACAGAGGCTAGTACTTATATATTTAAGGACTTTACTGTTGTAGAAATGGCAGATTTCAACGAAGAGCAAACTGCTAGACTTGTTGAGAATTGGTTTGAAAACAGATCTAAGCCAGAGCTAGGGCAAGAGTTTCTGAAAAGGACAAAAGAAACACCTGCGATTGCAGAATTAGCATCCAATCCTTTGTTGCTAACTAATCTGTGCTTAGTATTTGAAGATTACTATGCATTACCGAACAATTTGAATGGATTGCTTGATGATGCTGTTGAAATATTTTTAAGAAGATGGGATTCAACTCGCAGAATAGCAAGGCGAGTAACGTCTCAAGACAAGTTGTCACCATCTAGAAGACTAGATCTATTCTCGGAAATTGCCTACCATGCGTTCAGAGAAGATCCCAAAAGATATGGCTGGTATAAGTGGGAGTTAGACAGGTTAATTCATGAATTTATTCAAGATGTAGACGGTGTCAGCCCTAAAACAATCGATATAGATGTTAAGGCTCTTTTAGAAGACATAGAGTCTAATAACGGCTTGCTGGTTAGACAGGCTAAGGATTTATATACCTTCTCACACCTGACCTTTCATGAGTTCTTCACTGCTCGGTACATAGCAGGCAGTTTTGATCCAGACCTTGTACGTGAGATAGTCAAAGAACATCTAACGGATCGTCAATGGCACGAAGTTTTCATCATCCTAGCAGGAAGACTCACGAAAGCTGATGACCTACTCAAACAAATCTTCTCGCACGCCAACACCCTGATTGCAAGCAGTAAAGCGCTGCAACAAATGCTATCTTGGCTGGACAAGGTTACTACTGAGTCAAATGTTAGCTCTAGTTCGTGGAGAGCTGGGTATTTAGCGATCGACCTTGACATCACACTCTATATTGAAAATGCCATCAAGATTGATCGCACTCTTGCACAGAAACTTTCTACAACTCTGAGAGCATTCAACAAGAGAGAAGAAAGAATTATTTCCAGAACTCCAAAAGCTGATATTGAATTA contains:
- a CDS encoding NACHT domain-containing protein is translated as MSARVQVEPVVFERMREAYSRDFAGSPIKLAKALDRHEKDQSEFGGQHLIAERTIYNFFSTKEPPKVLLRTLNYLCLVLLKYDSYEEARKQLAGESKPATSSSNSRSLNLLEDWLLPYREKVEQKCSTIRILDMTQPVNLEAIFAQVNILEESRRQKQRSLEQVLKISPSADQSVERVKAQLPEKTISGLEAVGQYRKLLILGKPGAGKTTFLRHLSLKCLSEEGLTEEVEKSALPIYIPLKEFSEDDSRPSLINAITQEVADTIPDSGISFETWLKEGRCLILLDALDEILTTEVDRVYRTIDDLIRRYPKNQFIITCRTEASTYIFKDFTVVEMADFNEEQTARLVENWFENRSKPELGQEFLKRTKETPAIAELASNPLLLTNLCLVFEDYYALPNNLNGLLDDAVEIFLRRWDSTRRIARRVTSQDKLSPSRRLDLFSEIAYHAFREDPKRYGWYKWELDRLIHEFIQDVDGVSPKTIDIDVKALLEDIESNNGLLVRQAKDLYTFSHLTFHEFFTARYIAGSFDPDLVREIVKEHLTDRQWHEVFIILAGRLTKADDLLKQIFSHANTLIASSKALQQMLSWLDKVTTESNVSSSSWRAGYLAIDLDITLYIENAIKIDRTLAQKLSTTLRAFNKREERIISRTPKADIELSLGAIHAIAADYASNTNQDISEFNDYNRSFLGIRETFDLESKLQSIIQVAEENDYADLVEELLTLEADLPKNDSPKLAWNEWANELQAIMLRQLDVGYEISLSEQDIKALEDYLYTCNLLLECIQAGSRSSRSLRDLVIDSILLPHVNIPEQMIAC